The following are encoded together in the Bacteroidota bacterium genome:
- a CDS encoding glyoxalase: MILNTGIITEKMQESIAFYSTAFGCKVRFENEFYAVLETPAKNAEISFLLPNHPTQNPIFHKPFTGQGIYLIVEVENVDAEYERIKALNIPITLDIRNEEWGERHFTLTDPNGVNVDVVTYPQQ; this comes from the coding sequence ATGATACTGAACACCGGAATTATTACAGAAAAAATGCAAGAAAGCATTGCTTTTTATAGCACTGCATTTGGTTGCAAAGTTCGTTTTGAAAACGAGTTTTATGCTGTGCTTGAAACCCCTGCAAAAAATGCTGAAATCAGCTTTTTGTTACCCAATCATCCTACACAAAACCCTATCTTTCATAAACCCTTTACAGGACAGGGTATTTATCTGATTGTGGAAGTAGAAAATGTGGATGCTGAGTATGAACGCATAAAGGCTTTAAACATTCCTATAACGTTAGACATTCGCAATGAGGAGTGGGGTGAGCGTCACTTTACCCTTACCGACCCTAATGGGGTAAATGTTGATGTGGTTACCTACCCCCAACAATAA